atcacaagaaaatacatttttataacagaactgagtgaccaaaaggtACACTGACCGCTGttcggccctgcacgcactgcgtcatgaatgaatctgttaacgatataactgtgctgttctcacgggtgctgtctaatattgcactgatgcttttgacacatactgtaccttattatatgcatacgtcatgttaatagcaataccggtcttcatgagtagtgatattagtttactcagggcaagcccgtttgcgatggtgtacgtggtgttacatttgacatatagctgccacttgcacggcggacagcatctggcgattatatgaaggattaaacagaagctctcgtgctagatgtggcaaacagtttcctgaaaactccatcccacagacttttcatagcgtaCTTGAAGCCATTGGAAGTCTTTTacccactcttggaaaagtgtagatggttgattaacattcagcacatgatcactacagatgtgtcattatttgtaactgtagatgccatggtttctaaaactaaatctgtcaatgttatcttcattctcattttcagcgctttacaattttttagcggtagtagctctctctgtcatcccaagccagaaggcactgactgagtgattgacagctgatatttcagtgctagagcagtggtgggccaataagaagagcgcgaaggcggggcaagcattacggacttggctttgtttactgcagcaagttgacatgacaactgttttaaaccattcctgagcgctgcgtttcccatttcaagtgcagagatgcattctgcatgaatATTTCCCGAATccgcagtaaaaactggtcgcacacaacaattttttgcactcgcacaaatgctcccaaatatattttgaggttgcatagataaaaCTTGGTCGCAATTTCCATTaaaaaatggtcgcaatttcgagccctgtattatcatattttaaataaagttattagtaactagtATAGTTATGGCAACCCATAACCTTAACTggtctgattttgattgtaatgcagtaatgtgcaGCTTTTGTAAAGcagctttaaaacaataataaatgtgaaaagtGATATACAAATCAACTAGAATtgaattttataaaaaacaatctGAAAGGGAcgaagcggaaaagaaaatgaatgtcaaAATGGTGTCAAAATCAAACCTCAAAAGTGAGCAGGGGCACGACTATAGTCATCCAGCTGATGGCCATGGTGATGTGTGTGCGCCGCTGCTCCGCGATCACATCCATGGAGCGCAGAAACAGCACAGACCACACGATATAATAGAGGACCACCAGACACAAGAAGGACATGAGGATCCAGAGCGGCACACACACCACCTGGAGAagaacacacatgtacacactgaaatatacactcacacacacatacatacacagacacaagtatacacacacaggcacgcacacatatgcacaaacgcacacacatacatacgcatgcacgcatacatacacacacatatgcaagcatgcatacacacatgcatggacatacaaacgcacgcacgcatacacacacgtGCATGCACATATGCGCGTAAGCATAGGTGCACACATacgtacacacatgcacatacgcaTACATGCATATAAACGCACataagcgcacacacacatgcatatatacatatgtagtGTGTAATATGCAGACATACGCatgcatacgcacacacacatacacaccaacacatgcatacatacggacgcaaacacatacatacacatatagaAATATGTAATGTGTAATATGCACATATACGAACGTACGCAtatgcacatacaaacacaaacagatgCACATATGTACGTATGCATACACGCACACGCATCAGAAGTCAGCAAGTGAAGCTGCTGCTCTTACCAGCCACGGCCAGCTGATGATCCCGTCCAGTTTCAGAGCGATGAAGATAAACTGAAGAATATTTACAGAGCACAGAATCTCCAGCTGATGGGAAAACACAACGAGAGACAGAGGAAAAGTATACGATCATGTCTAATGCACTTCTCTAAAGAGCTACAGCGAGGAATAGAACTTATAAGTATTGagcacgtcaccatttttctcaggaaACATATTACTGAAGGTGCTGCtgactttaaagggtcacgaaacaccaaaacacatgtgttgagctgttgacagtggtatatgtgtcccacactgctaaaaacactattaggacacttatatttcactaaaaagtgtaaattggttgtttttgcgttatttcaagcaaattcgtacttccggtttgaaactaatttttgaagctgcatcacggtcatgagataatagcgtgtattccagcgtgcagactggacgtctgtgccagagtgtgtcttattacatcttacagtgtgatgcattaatgcatgagtaaggcttggttcaaaccaatcagcgcgctctattgtgcaacttcattaatattcattactgtcacagtgtttagtcgacagagacgccacgttgtgttggcaaaacaagcgtgaagtgttgcttttatagtttgctgcagttaagtttttcattttctctctgtgagagctcagactcacgtgtggattaacagtgtacgcgacgctcgacaacaataacttacgtgtctaaggaggaacattgtttacctgagagctgttctcatctgcaaacgctgagatctggattcgcttgtagtctcctcttaataaagacgcggctctagttgctaatgattgtcctgtctctacagatttggtaagtgagcgaccagcgctctttgtttattcagtttgttcgtatcgaactaactattgcaccgagtgtaaacatgttagcatcacaaccaaactttaacctcgtgttgggttttcaccgcatttagtgaccggaataacacacgcggttttctgacgctacctgccgtgtgcatctaagtttccgggaaatgctgaggttttttttctcgcattcgccgtgcggtatcaaacattgcatgaaaaatacacgcttagagcagaccctcgaatcaaatatctcgtttgtcgcgaggggcatgattgaattccctgaatgaaagagccaaactgcagttaaagtccaacatttaatcatttggcaaataattcgactacagatgtccatgtaggttaaacaccatcactttctcgtgtgtgtgtgtgtgtgtgtgtgtattttgactctgaaactcgcgcgtgaccaaatagacactcccacaccatcccactttacttcctccgacactcccccctaaacagagctggacacgcccacttttctgactttttccaaagtagaggtgtgaaaacagcctgctgaaacgagggggtttcatggccctttaaatgtccACCGGATGCTAAtaacaactaaagaaatccatCTATGCAAAGAAAACGAATCTAATTATTTTACTAATGTAGTTCtgtgtaatgaaatgaaatgacaaagggaaaaagtattgaacacatgaagaaagggaggcgtAGTTTGGCAGTGTAAGCCCAGACAgctgctgaaatctctcagtagttcgtCACggtttcttcttattattattattattattattataatatcttCATTGTGTTGCTTTGGAGTTTGTTGATTTTTTACTAATTGCGGTTTCTTTTCTTTGAGGCTGGCTCCGCGTTGCACCTGCAGCTAATTTGGCTTGTCGCCTTTATAAGCGGAAGCTGAGTGTGTGTCGAGGTGGCTCTTGTTTTCCAGCGCGTCTGACTGATCCTCCCGATcatattaattctatttttgaatactatttagAACAGGTTGCATGCGAATTGAGACGCGGTTACAGAGCGGTATTCTATGGCTGTGAATACCTCCAGCGAGCGGTCGTGTCTGAATCCCCACACACACGCGGCCACTGACACCGGAGAGACGAAGAAGAGCGGCATGAACACCAGGAGCCAGTAGGGGATCGAAGCCCGTTCCACGCGCTCGCAGACCAGCACCTCGAAGGTGAGCAGGAGCAGGTGGATTCCCACTGCGATCAGCATGGCCTTAAACTCCACACACGTCTCCCCTTCAGCCCTGGACACAACAGCACACTGCGTTACTtacatagacaaacacacaacTCCTACTATGGCGCTTTTTACAAGATGTCAGATAAGTGTCTGatgtttcacgagaacacgagaccgctaaagaacgcatattgagaaacagccagtgtgaCGTGAAGGCGAgcaattaataacagaacatacaTGAACACCCAAAAACGAAAATTTAATTACCATCATAACTAGTGCTGCACAATGTATATCGTCATCATGATAACAGTATCTGCAATATATGTATCGCAGACGTGTGtgataaattaaacatttcacgtattggttaaaaaaatatttacatttttaccaaTCAGATAAGGCCTTAGTATCTTTAGCTCCACCCCACCAGTAGTtactgttctgctattggctggagcacAGAGGTAAACCCAGAgctaaaaataaacactaatggtGGGAGTTGAGATAAGACATGACAACAGTCAATCACAGCTAGAATATCCAACGCAATCTCGAGGCAATTCGTAAATTTTTgatgtagtggctaattcgtatgaatttgtaaaatctaattcgtacaatttaatacaatttgctcatcccctaatgacgtttggggttaggggtggggtttggtgccacgcctcctttttaaaatcttacatttttgaaCGACTCAACTCGCACGAAtgcgtacgaattagccactaaactggcaaaacgctaaatacttacgtttcctcgtgagatcaggctggaatatctactgaggttttcactcatttaggccccgtttacactagtgcgttttagtttgaaaacggcgttttagatcaaaaacgatccgcgtccacactagcgtttcacctagcgtttctaaACATcttcgtccacactacgccaccaaaaacgtatatcacgtgaccattcgcgcactctgcgCATGCACGCTCTAGCGAATATATGCCGCTGCTGTAGTAAAAAAAGGCAGAgtttaactgcacaatggcgcctaaaacagacaatagtgccaacaacgctcccatttctgtgtcgtTGTTGTTTACAGAGAAGGCTGGTCTGTTGTCTTCCGGTagcattaaagccatgtgttatagtcatgtgataggggcttgacgaataacggaaggatacgcaatgacacaaaagccccaatcagctagcgaatctcggcagccccgcctccattttcagatgtctccgtttttccctcatccacactgagacggagcagcagcgttttagaatgaaaacagcctctccagcgtttcctaaacgctccgttttcggcgctcgaaaactccggcatagtgtggacggatggcgtaactgtagcaaaacgtTTGAAAACGCATTAGTGCAAACGGGgagtgttttaaagactaaacgtTCGCACCTCAACACAGTTTTTAATCTGAATTAAATCTGAAAAACAtcttttacctgtttattttgatttaattacatgaataaatgatttaaaaacatagctaataaaaacagcatttttctaGTGAAATGTTATATCGTAAGAAACCTTGCTATCGCAATAATCGACAATAAtgcatatttttccagtatcgCGCAGCTCTAATCAAACTTGAATgaatttctgtcttctgttgagcacataatAAGACTTTCTGAAGAACAAATGGAATAAAGTCAGACATAGCGTGAACAACAAATATACTATTGACGTCAATGGCTGCCAGCATCACTtcagaataaaagaaaagaaacccaagcaggtttggaacaagcggAGGATGAGCATTTTTTGGGGTCAACAATAATATGCATGTAtgtaaaaataatagaaaataaaaaaatgactatAATTTACTCCAAGCACACGCTTTTGTGTTCATCATCAGCAGATAAAGGCAGAGTCTGACCTGTACTGCGGGTTGTGAGCCCACACTCCAGTGCCCACAGACGCCCCGATGATGACCATGAGCTTCCAGAGCCAGATGGGCGCAAACACGGCCCAGTAGCTCCACTGGATGATGCCATCCAGCCTCAGTGACAGCAGCACAGAGAAGAGCAGCAGACACGCGTAGATCAGGAACTTACTGCAGGatcacacaacacacaaaacagTCAGAGTCTTCCTCTTTTTCTGGTTGAATGTTGAGTTACAGACCAGCGTGAAAGGTGTTTACCACTGTGATGACAGATCGAGACCCTTAGGATCTAATGTGCTCATCTGTTATAAATGCTGAGcgaaataacacatttaaagattaattatagcgtacaattattttttttgcaccttgTAATATTGAATATGatttcataaataaaaacaagtatacAATACTTTAGGTGATATTATACTTATGAGACATGctatgaataaaacacattaattaaactatatataatgctatatatttattaaaaaatcctggttgaaaaattaaactttaagtcagaatttgtctggaaaataaataatttctggCCTCACTGTTTATGTGTATacataaactcaccggccactttattaggcacaccttacaagtaccgggttggacctccttttgccttcagaactgccttaatcctttgtggtataAATTCatcaaggtgctggaaatattcctcagagattttgctccatattgacatgatagcatcaagcagttgctgcagatttgtcggctgcacattcatgatgtgaatctcccgttccaccacatcccaaaggtgctctattggattgagatctggtgactgtggaggccatttgagtacaatgaactcattttcatatttaggaaaccagtctgagatgattcacactttatgacatgccacgttatcttgctggaagtagccaacagaagatggagacactgtggtcataaagggatggacatggtcagcaacaatactcaggtaggctgtggtgttgacacgatgctcaattgatactaatgggcccaaaaagTGCCAATAAAATCTCCCccacattacaccaccaccaccatcctgaaccgttgatacaaggcaggatggacccatgctttcatgttgttgacgccaaattctgacccgaccatccgaatgtggcagcagaaatggagactcatcagagcaggcaacgtttctccaatcttctattgtccagttttggtgagcctgtgtgagttgtagcctcagtttcctgttctcagctgacaggagcggcacccggtgtggtcttctgctgctgtagcccatctgcctcaaggttggccgtgttgtgtgttcagagatcctcttctgcagacctcggttgaaacgagtgcttatttgagttactgttgcctttctatcagctggaaccagtctggccattctcctctgacctctagcatcaacaaagcagttgtgctcacagaactgccgctcactggatatttttttttgtttcagactattctctgtaaacacttgagatggttgtgcatgacaACCCCaaaagatcagcagtttctgaaatacttagaccagcccgtctggcaccaacaaccatgccacgttcaaagtcacttaaatcccctttcttagccattctgatgctcggtttgaactgcagcagatcgtcttgaccatgtctacatacctaaatgcattgagttgccgccatgtgattggctaaattAGACATTTGAGTTTACGAGCtattgggcaggtgtacctaataaagtggccggtgagtgtagataaTAGTGTTATATGTGGTAGTATGTCGTATTCTGATTTAACAAGTAACTGTTTTAGAGCATCTGTCAAACTCAATCACTTCTGTAAGATCGCGGCACAGGCCTGTCTGAgagaaaaaacataaacaaaacacaaacagccTCAATTATTACACAGATTGGCGTGTCACGCTTCCTGAGCAGCGTTAAAGCCACTGTGAGCAATAAAGTGTCAAAAGAGAATCAGTTTAGATGCTAAACTTTTCTTTTATCTGATGAACTGGCTGCTAAAGTACGCCAAGTCAAATCTTCCAGGCCTTCACGGTGAACATTAGCAGCTAGGCTAACAAAGTGAAAGGAGGCGTTTagataaaaaccaaaacaaagcgCTGCGTCTCGGAGTTTACGTAACTCACGCAGATTTTCTTTTACCTGGGGTTGAAATCTTGAAAAACGCCTCGGAGATTCATGGTTTCCTCTTCAGACCATAGTTACATGAACTGAAAAGGAGAGGCTGGCTAGCTGACTGGCACTCACATCAGATCAGACAGTTGGCAAACGCCACCACAAACACTGTGACGTCACTCGCGGCCTGCCGAGCCCTGCCCACCGGGTGGCGCTGTTTACGTCACACTGCCCTGTTCCAGCCATTAGATGAaaaactgaggtaaagttggttttatattcagacttTCATCTAATAATATAACTTGAGAAAAGTATTAtatgcaaattctaaatagggaaatcatattagcagtcaaTGCCTATCAAAGTACAACTTGCAGCCAGACCGAATAATCAAAGTAGCGTGGTAGACAATATACCGTGTCACAAGTTGTGCTATTATTATACTTACTctgtattattagccctttaatttctactttagttttttattgaaagccaaagtctgaatgtgcaaaccCAACTTTATCTTAATCATCATAATTAAACggtatttgtctttttttttttaatactgctTTAGTAACGGTAAACCTATTTTATTAAACGCCAAAGTCCAAATGTACAAAACCAactttaacttaatcattttaattaggcctttaaaagttgaaaaacaaagaaaaaaactttacctCAGTTTTTCAACTTTAACTAACCAATTTAATTAAATGGTATCAGTCTTTTTTAATACTGCTTTAGTAACGATAAACCTATTTTATAGAAAGCCAAAGTCCAAATGTACGAAACCAACTTTAACTTAACCATCATAATTAAATGATAttagtctttttaaaaaaatactttttagtaaCGTTAGGCCTATTTTATTGAACGGCAAAGTTCAAATGTATGAAGCCgactttaattaatataattaaacgGTATCAGCCTTTTTAATACTGCTTTAGTAACGATAAACCTATTTTATAGAAAGCCAAATTCCAAATGTAAGAAACCAACTTTAACttaatcattataattaaatGGTATTAGTCTTTTTTAAATACTGCTTTAGCAACCTTAGGCCTATTTTATTAAATGCCAAAGTCCAAATATATGAAGCCAACTTTAACTTAATCATTCATTATAATTAAATGGTATTagtctttttaaaaatacattaacgTTAAGCCTATTTTATTGAACGGCAAAGTCCAAATGTACGAAACcaactttattttaatcattataagTAAACAGtattagtctttttttaaatactttttagtaACGTTAGGCCTATTTTATTGAACGCCAAAGTCCAAATGTATGAAGCCAActtaactttaatcaatattattAAACGGTATTAGTCTTTTATAAATACTGCTTTATTAACGTTAAACCTATTTTATTGAATTCCAAAGTCCAAATGTGCGAAACCAactttaacttaatcatttttaaatggtATTAGTCTTTTTTAAAATACTGCTTTAGTAAGGTTAGGCCTATTTTATTGAATGCCAAAGTCCAAATGTGTGattataaaatcaactttaccttaaaaaaaaaaaaaagtttcagcgATTTTTAATCTCAGAATTTTGTAATAcgaacttgcaattctgactttattttggGAATTGCAAAATTGCGAgtttttaagtcagaattgcgacaaataaactcataattctgagttataaagtccgAATTCTAAGAAAAAAAGACATAATTGTCTGATATGAAGTCAAAATTCCGAAAAAAGTCGCTATTCAGagttatgaagtcagaattactaaaTGGAGTGTACAAATACAAAAGTACAAATGTATATTCCTATGCATATTATTAGCTCTataaatattgaattttttttattaatgataagAAACAGGATTCATTTcacaagtattttatttatttcaagatCACTGTAATGAAATGTTACATATGTAAACAGAAGGTTCTTAAAAATTATACCTACATTTCTATGAACGCATCCATTGTAGCAGGTATTATCTGTTTATACATGAAAGTCAATGCATTAAAAGGTTGTGCAATGAGCCATTTTACATAAACCATTGTTAAAATGTCCTCACACTTTGTTTGCTTACACAAATATGTAATGTTTATATCAATAATTTAAGCTAAATTACAATAAGGTGGCAAAGTGTGGATGGTTACACACAACACAAGGAATGTGCAGATACACAGTAAAAAAAGGCAAGAGGAAAATAGAAATGACAATTAGTTCAGCGCATGAAATGTCTATTTACATTAATATACAAAAACGCTTAATATTCAAATCACAGAGTGTACGGTTACAATATAAAGCATGTGTATGCACAATCAGTAACTGTAGGAAACATTAAAGAAACAGTACACCTAAAAAATGAACATCTCCTCAAcatttactcactttcatgaacttctttcttctgttgaacgcacaGGCAGATATACTGAAGAGTGTTTGCAAAAATCAcctattgacttcaatagtaggaatAAAAAATACCACGgtagtcaatggctgtttttttccccagcactcattcattcattcattttcttttcagcttagtccctttattgatctggggtcgccacagcggaatgaaccgccaacttatccagcatatggtttttacgcagtggatgccattccagctgcaacccatcactgggaaacatccatacacaatacacatacacaacaaacaatttagctttcccaattcacctaaacaacatgtatttggacttgtgggggaaaacggagcactcattgggagaacatgcaaactccatacagaaatgtcaactgatccaACCGgtgcttgaaccagcgaccttcttgttgtgaggcgacccactgcgccaccatgctgcccctatTCCAGCACTCTTTAGAAAATTTTCCTTtgcatttaacagaaaaaaaagaaactcaggatgagtaaataatgaccgaactttaatttttgggtgaactatccctttaacaatcaGAAAAATGACTTCTTcataacccttgtgtgctgttggggtgtatttatccactctggggtgattttgagacttcgtttggccacaactttccctgtgtttcattcattttcttgtcggcttagtccctttattaatccagggtcgccacaggagaatgaaccgccaacttatccagcaagttgcccttccagctgcaacccatctcagggaaacatccacatacactcattcacacacatacactacggacaatttagcctacccaattcacctgtaccgcatgtctttgcggaggaacccggagaaaacccacgcgaacgcagggagaacatgctaactccacacagaaacgtcatctaagctgagactcgaaccagcgacccagaggcgacagcactacctactgcgccactgcttcgccctttcCTGTGTTTCAGAAATTGAAATGAGTTTCGGTGACATCTTATTTTGAAAAAACACTCCGGACAAATTTACAACACTTTGGTTAGgttgggggctgtttttaccccattgacttccattttgatcacattttttgattgcaaagcattgacaccatataatcatgcattctggATTGTTGCTGGTTTTATTTTGACTTTCTCAGACATACTGAATCAAGGTGAGTGTGAAAAGGTCTTATACTCACCTTGATATGTCTCAGAAAATCTAAATAAGTCGCtgagctctcagaacatagtaaacacagtaagtgtatttctgcacacacactataagctgctgttttactccacagAACTTCATATAAAAGCTATAAACTCTTTTGCGCAGGcatatctaaagggttaatgttgCCGACTGATGATcagcagtaaaaatgacacatctGTTCTCTTCCCatcagggaaaaccaccaacaattaagaatgcatgattatatccTGTCAAGGCTTTGCGatttataaatgtgattataatggaagtcaacggggcaaaaacagcccccaacataacgaaaggggagtcaatctgaacaatacacaagggttaatgaTCTTTTTATGTGTCGGTGGTTTAATGCACAAGTTCCAGCTGGTTGGATGCGAAAGGTAAGACTCCGCTGACGTAATAAGCGATGCCGAGCGAGAGCAGAGCGATGACGAGGAGCAGCAGGAGCACTCGCCAGAAACCAAGATCTTCCACAAACTCCTGCCAGGTGGTTTTGAAGCTGGACAACACGC
The genomic region above belongs to Danio rerio strain Tuebingen ecotype United States chromosome 21, GRCz12tu, whole genome shotgun sequence and contains:
- the tmem185 gene encoding transmembrane protein 185-like, which translates into the protein MNLRGVFQDFNPSKFLIYACLLLFSVLLSLRLDGIIQWSYWAVFAPIWLWKLMVIIGASVGTGVWAHNPQYRAEGETCVEFKAMLIAVGIHLLLLTFEVLVCERVERASIPYWLLVFMPLFFVSPVSVAACVWGFRHDRSLELEILCSVNILQFIFIALKLDGIISWPWLVVCVPLWILMSFLCLVVLYYIVWSVLFLRSMDVIAEQRRTHITMAISWMTIVVPLLTFEILLVHKLDNHYSPNYVPVFVPLWVSLVTLMVTTFGQKGGNHWWFGIRKDFCQFLLELFPFLREYGNISYDLHHEDSDMSEELPIHEVPKIPTMFRKKTGVVITQSPGKYFVPPPKLCIDMPD
- the tmem185 gene encoding transmembrane protein 185-like isoform X1, whose product is MNLRGVFQDFNPSKFLIYACLLLFSVLLSLRLDGIIQWSYWAVFAPIWLWKLMVIIGASVGTGVWAHNPQYRAEGETCVEFKAMLIAVGIHLLLLTFEVLVCERVERASIPYWLLVFMPLFFVSPVSVAACVWGFRHDRSLEEILCSVNILQFIFIALKLDGIISWPWLVVCVPLWILMSFLCLVVLYYIVWSVLFLRSMDVIAEQRRTHITMAISWMTIVVPLLTFEILLVHKLDNHYSPNYVPVFVPLWVSLVTLMVTTFGQKGGNHWWFGIRKDFCQFLLELFPFLREYGNISYDLHHEDSDMSEELPIHEVPKIPTMFRKKTGVVITQSPGKYFVPPPKLCIDMPD